From the genome of Azospirillum brasilense, one region includes:
- a CDS encoding CsbD family protein, whose translation MNTDRITGAGKELKGEVKKQAGDLSGNRDLKDEGRADKAEGKLDKVVGKVKDILKGDK comes from the coding sequence ATGAACACCGACCGCATCACCGGTGCCGGCAAGGAGCTGAAGGGCGAAGTCAAGAAGCAGGCCGGCGACCTGTCCGGCAATCGGGACCTGAAGGACGAGGGCCGCGCCGACAAGGCCGAGGGCAAGCTGGACAAGGTCGTCGGCAAGGTGAAGGACATCCTCAAAGGCGACAAGTGA